In the Dolichospermum flos-aquae CCAP 1403/13F genome, AACTCTCATAAACATATTATATTCTAACACTCAGGAACGACAGATTGCACATCTTTTTCTAAAAAAACTTCCTGTACTCGCTGTAAATCCAAATCAATCAGATAATCAATCGTCCAATTAGCTTGACGGTGTAGCATCTGGAAAGGGTAAGTATTCGCTACTCCAACTACTTGCATTTGGGCGCGTTTAGCTGCTTGAATACCTGTCCGAGTATTTTCAATCACTAAACACTCATCAGGTTCTAAGTTTAATTCTGGATATGTCTGATTTAGACGTTCAACCGCCAGCAAATAGCCTTCCGGGTTGGGTTTATCGCTGCTGATATCATCCCCCGACACAATTACAGGGAAGTATTCAGCTAATTTAGCAGATGTTAATACCATTTCAATTTCTAGGGATAAAGCATCACTGACTAACGCCATTTTGAGATGACGGGAACGAATCTGAAAAATTACATCTTCAATTCCCGAATACAAAGGCAATTTTTCCAGCTTCTCCAATTCCAACACATAAGCTTGAGCTTTGCGAGTGAGTAATTGAGCCATATAAGCTTCCGTCACCACCCTACCACGATTTTTCAGCAGGTTTTGCAGATAAGCGCGATGACTTATCCCTAAAAAGTCTTCACGTTCTTTTACCCGTTGAGTTTGAAGATTTTCCTGTATAAGAATCTCATCTATCAGTTGGATATGGATTAATCCATCTTTAATAATGACACCATTAAAATTAAATAAAACTGCCTTTAAACTCATAGTGCAAACTGGAAACAATCCTCCAGATGATTATTTATTAGGGTAAATTACCGGAATACATTTAAGATTAACCCATTTTTGAAAATATACAAGAGTCAGATCCCCGACTTCTTGAAGAAGTCGGGGATCTTGTTGTCATAGCTTGACAGAGATATTCCACAACCTTGTAAAATTACCTGTACTTGTAATTATACCCAAAATAGACGCATCTTTAAATTCAACTTAACGTAAAACCCATAGCCTTGATTTGTAGGTTGGGTTGTGGAACGTGAACGTTCGCGGAGCAATTAGCATGAAACCCAACAAATGCGTTGGGTTGCGCTGTCGCTTAACCCAACAAAGCAGAAAATTGACAAGATATTGTTTGTCCAATTTATTTTGCAGGTAACTCTGCCACTTCTCCAGCGCTCACCATTGCCCGATACAATAAAGCAGAAACATCGGCTCTAGTGGCAACTTTTTTAGGATTTAGTAATTTTTTATTAGGATAATTAGTAATTACACCATTTTCTGTCAATGCGGCGATAAAATTACGATGTTCACTTCTAATACTAGAAGCATCACTATAAACTGAAAGAATATTTTCCGTTGAACCAGTAAATTTATAATTCAATCCTTTGGCTAAAGTTATTAAAACATCTAGACGACTCAGCTTTTGTGTGGGGTTAAAGTTTTTGCTGTTGAGAATAGTAAAAAAGCCCATTTCATAAGCTTCTCGAATGGCATCATAAGCCCAATATCGTTTAGGAACATCTTTAAAATTAATTGCTTCTCGAACTTTACTTTTAATAAAGACTTTTTGCAAAAGGGCAGCTAATTCGGCACGAGTTACTGGTGCATTCGGACGAAAAGAATCATCAGGAAATCCGCCAATTACTTCCATTGCAGCCAATTCAGAAATATATTCCCTAGCCCAATAGTTTTTGGAGATATCAGAAAATGAGACTTGAATACCTTTCGCTACACCTATTTTCCGATATTCACTTAATAATTTGCCCAGTTCAAAACTGGAGTTGTCCTGAATTGGAGTCAACTTTACCAAACTACCAGGATTAGCTGTTAAAGCTTTTGCTAAGTTAGAATCAAAGGCATTTATAGATTTACCTACTACAGCAAAATCACCTTCGCTAAAGGAAGTAGGATAAGCGCCAGTGGTGGTAACTTTAGCAAATCCTGCGGCTTGATATTGGACAATATTAATCTTTTCCGAACTACTCAGAAAAGTAACTTTTTGGTTATTAACTTCTGTGAAATAATCGTAGGCATTGGTATTATCAACAATGCTATCATTATTGACATCAAAACCATAAAAGGTGCGGACTACTTTGTTTTCTGTGGGATTAGCGGATAAAATCAAGTTAACCGCAGTATTTTCCGGCAAACAAACAAATTCACTGTAACCAATAAAGCGATTATTGGTATCATATAAACGGACAACAATGCGATCGCCTAATTTAAATCCTTTAACAAACTTAGCTTTTTGCTTAATCTTATATTTATAATCACCTAAAAACCTTTCTTGGCGATATTTATTGCCATATTTACTCTTAATAGAAATCCGGGCAATTACTTCTTTGATTGTCCCCCCAGGTTGCCATATATAAAGCGTGAAAGCTGATTTCTTCTCTGGTGAAAAACTCGTATTAACGGGAATATCAATTGCTTCACCTTCAGATTGACCCACTAAAAGTTGCGTTTGTGGAGAATTACCTAATTTTGATGCAACTGGGGAAGAAAGTCTTGATACTGCTAATGCAGAAGATATTGGCGATAATGCGACAACAGAAACGGCTGTAACAACCAGTTTACTCCAACTTAAGTTAATGGGATTCATAAGGATATCCGGTAAGTGGGAAACGAGCGTGGCTTGGCTCCCTGAGAGGAAAGCGACACGGGCGGTTTTAACCGCTTTGAATCTTTTTTCATTACCGCCTTGGAGTTAAGAAATTCGGGGTACTTTTGTGGTGTACTTTCAACGGGACAATTACCGATTCAAATTTCCCAACTCTGTACGCATAATGTGTTGCTCCGAAGAGCCTCCCTTTCGGGGTGATGTTAGCTTCGTCAATGTTTTAAGAGCTTTTTAGGCTTGCAACACTGTTTCAGTGACCTTGAAACTGTTTAATCACAAGCGACAGAGCAGGGAACTAGCTACGCATTCCAGGGTGTCGTGACTCAAAAAACGTAGTCAGTGAAGACTTAGACTGGTCAGTACAGCTTGCAATTTCTTACAAGCTCAGTCTCTTTAGGACTGAGTTACTGACAGTATTTTATCTCACACCTGGCCAATGGACTAATATTCTCTAGATCAAAAATTTCGATGCTAGTGAACTGTACTGGTAACACAGGGCATTTTATATTACTTTTGTCAGATAGGGAAGAGGCAAGTGATAATTGACAATTGATAACTGATAATAATGGGTAGGGGTTTAGCTTTTGCTTTACCCCTACCTATAGAATCAAACAATTAAGTCATTTTGACTATAATATAAATAAATAATAATTTAGGAATCTTCACAAATGACAACTACAATCCAGGATTTGCAGACATTAGAAAAACAGGTTTGGACTTGGCGAGATTACAAAATTCAATATACTGTGATGGGTACAGGTCAGCCTTTGGTGCTAATTCACGGTTTTGGCGCTTCTATTGGTCACTGGCGCAAAAATATCCCGATTCTAGCTGCTGCTGGTTATCAGGTGTTTGCTTTAGATTTGCTGGGTTTTGGTGGTTCTGATAAAGCAACTATAGATTATAGCATGGAAGTGTGGGCAGAATTATTAAAGGATTTTTGCCATGCACATATTCAAACACCAGCAATATTTATTGGTAATTCTATTGGCGCTCTTTTAAGTTTAATTGTTTTAACAGAATCTCCAGAAATTGCGGCTGGAGGCGTGTTAATTAACTCTGCTGGTGGTTTGAGTCACCGTCCCCATGAATTAAATCCAATTTTGCGAGTTGTAATGGCAACTTTTAACAAGTTGGTGGCTAACCCAGTGACAGGTAAATTCGTTTTTAACCGGATTCGGCAAAAATCACAAATTCGCCGGACTTTATATCAAGTATATAGCGATCGCACTGCGGTGACAGATGAACTTGTAGATTTACTTTATAACCCATCTTGTGACCCCGGAGCGCAACAAGTTTTTGCTTCTATTCTCACTGCACCTCCCGGTCCAGGTCCAGAGGAATTATTACCCAAGTTAGAATTTCCCTTATTAGTAATTTGGGGTGCAGAAGATCCTTGGACACCAATTACGGGAGCGAATATCTATGAAGCAGCGCGAGAAAATGGTCAAGATATTAAAGTTGTTCCTATTCCCGGCGCTGGTCATTGTCCCCATGATGAAGTTCCAGATATTGTGAATAGTGAAATTATTGATTGGTTAGGACAGGTAATGGGTAATGGGTAATGGGTAATGGGTAATGGGTAATTGGTAATTGGTAAAAGGTAAGGGTTTTACCTTTGCTATTACCTCATTTATCATTTTGATTAGGTATATCGAAAATTAGATCATTCTTGCGTGCATAAACATTGATATTAGTATCACAAAACTTACAATTATAGTCTGTTTCATCTCCTCTCACATAGTTTAATTTATTACAAGCAGGACATTTAATCTGTGTATGATAATTGCTGAATACTTACTTCCTCAACTGATAAACTCAAAGCAGTGGCTATTTGTTCCACGCTCAAACCCATTTCTAATAATTTGGGTATGGCATTTTTTCTGGCTTGTTCTGCTTGTTCAGCCCGTTGTCTTTCTTGTTCAGCCCGTTGTCTTTCTTGTTCAGCCCGTTGAGCAATTTCCGCGTAAGTTAAAAATGGATTACCATTAGGATGATAAAGCTGTAAAGTCTCCTCGCCCAACAGAAACCGAATTTTTAGCCGGGGACTAATAAAGTCTGTAATTTTGGTAATAATATCCAAACCATCTTCAGCCCTTAACCAACCTTGTAAATTATTTTTGTCAGGATCATAGATATAATATTCTTCTACACCATAACGGTCATAGAAAAGTAATTTTTTCTCCATTTCCGCTCTCGTATTACTAGGAGAAATAATTTCAAAGACGATTTGGGGAGGAATACCTGCTTCCTTCCATTGCATATAGGAAAGTCTATCGCCTTTTGGTCTACCCAATACTACGAAAACATCAGGAGCATTAACGATGGTATTTTTGCCTTCAACTGGATACCAAAATAAATCTCCAGCGACAAATACATTGGGGTTATCAGCAAACAGCCAATCTAAATTTTGTTGAATTTCTACAAGAATGCGAAACTGAATCGTATTGTTTGCCACCGGTTGTCCGTCACAATCTGGGTAAATGACCTCTGGCTGGGCTGGTGCTGCGATTTGTGAAACCATAACTCTATCCTCAGCAAGATTTTTTCTAATTATCTACCAAATCAAGGAAATATCAAGTGATATCCTGGGTAGGAAATTAAGATGATTGATACTTTACTATAACCTGAACAAAGATAGTATTATTAAGGATTGTTTCACTGTGTAACCTTTCCTTAGCCTGTCAATATGTCAGAAAATCTAGCTGCTTCTTTAAACGATGTGCTTCCAACCGCTCACAATAGCCAGAATACTATCCGCATTCGGGGCGCTAGGCAGCATAATCTGAAAAATATTGATTTGGAATTACCCCGCGATCGCTTGATTGTCTTTACTGGCGTTTCTGGTTCGGGTAAGTCTTCTTTAGCCTTCGATACCATTTTCGCTGAAGGTCAACGCCGTTATGTCGAATCCCTCAGCGCCTATGCTCGACAATTTTTGGGACAGTTGGATAAACCCGACGTTGAAGCAATTGAAGGTTTAAGTCCGGCAATTTCCATTGACCAAAAATCAACTTCCCATAATCCCCGTTCGACGGTGGGGACAGTCACGGAAATTTATGATTATCTGCGCTTGTTATATGGTCGCGCTGGTGAACCCCATTGTCCCATGTGCGATCGCTCTATTGCCCCTCAGACCATTGACCAGATGTGCGATCGCATCATGGAACTTCCCGACCGTACCCGCTTCCAAATTCTAGCCCCTGTAGTCCGGGGGAAAAAGGGAACTCACCGTAAATTAATTTCTGGTTTAGCCGCCCAAGGATTTGTCCGCATTAGGGTAAATGGAGAGGTGCGAGAGCTATCAGATTCTATCGAGTTAGACAAAAATAACACACATACTATAGAACTGGTTATTGACAGATTAGTTAAAAAAGATGGTATTCAAGAGCGTTTGGTAGATTCTCTGGCAACTTGTCTTAAGCAATCTAACGGAATCGCCACAATTGAGGTATTAAAAGATACATTGGATAAGATAGCGCTGGAGCGGTCTGATAGTAAGTATATAGCAACTGAGGCAGAAAATCAAGGTATTTCAGAACAAGAATTACCCACAGAAATGGTATTTTCGGAAAACTTTGCTTGTCCCGAACATGGTGCGGTAATGGAAGAATTATCCCCCCGATTGTTTTCTTTTAATTCCCCTTATGGCGCTTGTCCCCATTGTCATGGGATTGGAACTTTAAGAAGATTTTCTCCGGAGTTGGTTGTCCCTAATCCAGATTCGCCCATGTATGCAGCGATCGCACCTTGGTCAGAAAAGGAAAACTCCTATTATTTAGAGTTGTTGTATGCTGTGGGGTTAAATTATGGCTTTGAGTTACAAACTCAATGGGGGAAGTTGACACCGGAACAGCAAAAAGTTGTCTTGTATGGGGAAGAGAAACGAACCACAGAGGCGCAGAGGTCGCAGAGTTTTAAGGGTGTAATTCCCATTTTACAAAGACAGTATGAAGGGGGAACGGAGTTAGTTAAACAGAAATTAGAAGAATATTTAATTGACCAACCCTGCGAAGTTTGCGGTGGGAAAAGATTAAAACCGGAAGCCTTAGCTGTGAAGTTAGGACAATATGGAATTTTAGATTTTACCAGTGTTTCCATTCGAGAATGTCGGGAAAGAATCGAAAAATTAAAATTGAGTACTAGACAAACTCAAATAGCTGATTTAGTTCTCAGAGAAGTTAAAGCCAGATTACAATTTTTATTAGATGTTGGCTTAGATTATCTCACCTTAGATCGTCCCGCTATGACATTATCAGGTGGAGAAGCCCAACGCATTCGATTAGCCACACAAATCGGTTCAGGACTAACAGGAGTTCTTTACGTTTTAGATGAACCAAGTATTGGGTTACATCAAAGAGATAACGGAAAATTACTCAAAACATTAACCAAATTACGCGACTTAGGAAATACCTTAATAGTTGTCGAACATGACGAAGAAACTATCCGCGCTGCTAACTATATAGTTGATATTGGTCCCGGTGCAGGAATTCATGGGGGAAATATTATTTCCGAAGGCAGTTTTGAGGATTTACTCAACGCAGAAGCATCTTTAACTGGTGCTTACCTATCAGGAAGAAGAGTGATCACTACCCCAGCTAAAAGACGAGAAGGAAATGGCCGCGCCTTAACTATTAGAAATGCCCATCGTAACAACTTACAAAATATAGATGTAGAAATTCCCTTGGGAAAACTTGTCTCCGTTACAGGTGTTTCTGGTTCAGGAAAATCTACCTTAATTAACGAATTACTTTATCCAGCCTTACAACATCATTTACTGAAAAAAGCTCCCGCACCCAAAGACATGGATGAAATCAAGGGTTTAAACTGCGTTGATAAAGCCATTGTCATTGACCAATCACCCATTGGGAGAACTCCCCGTTCTAACCCTGCAACTTACACCGGAGTTTTCGATATTATTCGTGATGTTTTTTCCCAAACTGTTGAAGCTAAAACCAGAGGTTATAAACCTGGACAATTTTCTTTTAATGTTAAAGGTGGACGGTGTGAAGCTTGTAGTGGACAAGGTGTAAATGTCATCGAAATGAATTTTCTCCCTGACGTTTATGTGCAATGTGAAATTTGCAAAGGTGCGAGATATAACCGGGAAACTCTCCAAGTTAAATATAAGGATAAATCAATTTCTGATGTTTTGAATATGACGGTTGAAGAAGCATTAGATTTCTGTCAAAATATTCCCAAAGCCCTAACTAGATTACAAACTTTATTTGATGTTGGTTTGGGTTATGTGCAGTTAGGACAACCAGCGACAACTTTATCTGGTGGAGAAGCCCAACGGGTGAAATTAGCCACGGAATTATCTCGACGCGCGACTGGGAAAACACTTTATTTAATAGATGAACCAACTACAGGTTTATCTTTTTATGATGTCCACAAATTGTTGGACGTTTTACAAAGATTGGTAGATAAGGGAAATTCCATTTTAGTGATTGAACATAATTTAGATGTCATTCGTTGTTCTGATTGGGTGATAGATTTGGGACCTGAAGGTGGAGATAAGGGCGGAGAACTGATTGCTGCGGGAACGCCTGAAGATGTGGCAAAAAATCCTCGTTCTTATACTGGTCAATATTTACAGCAGGTGTTGGCGCAATATCCAGCAGTTATCTAAACTATGATTTTTTTGATTAATTTGATTTTTGTGATTAATTAATTATTTCAATCATCCCAATCATCTAAATCAGAAAAATCACAGTTTAGACATTATGCTAATAACTCTCGAATTATCCGAGTGACTGCTTTTTGAGTAACGCGAGTGGCAATTTGTTGACCTAAAAGTTGAACTCCTGGATTAACAATGATTTGGGCTAATTGAGGAGCAAATTTTGTGGCATCAAAGCCTTTAGTTCCTCGCAAAATCCCAGCAATGCGTTTAATATATTCTAAAGTTTGTTGTTGTTCAACACTTGCTGAAGGAATTTGATTGATTGCGGTGATTCCTACCCTTTCTCGCAGTACATAAGTCAAGTTATGCAAGGCATTTTTACTAACAGCATCTACACCGTTGAAAAATTCATCAACTAATCTGTCACGAATAAATGAACCTCGGTCAGAAGAGAGAAATTCTACTCCTTGATTAACAACCAAATTAAGATCATATTCTTGGTTACTGCGGGCATTTTTTAATAAATTCTCCAACCGATTCCAGCGAAATTTACCATCTTTAAACAGTAATTCTTGTAATGATGTTCTTAACTCATTTGCCGGATCTGTTAAAAGCCGTTTAGCAACATAAGGATAGGCTTCACTGAGAACTTTAAAATCGGGATCTATATAAATTGCAATCCCTTCCAAAGTCACAAGAGAACGAATAATTAAAGCGTAATAGGGAGGGACGCGGAAAGGATATTCATACATTAAAGCTGATAAATCATCGGTGATGCTTTTAATATTCAAATCCGCGACACTTGCACCTTCGGCATTAGCAAATACCTTTGCAAAAGCGGGAACGATGGGGGTAAGGTCTGTTTCTGGACTGAGGAATTCTAACTTTACATAGTCTTTTGCTAAACTATCAAATTCTCGATTGACAACGTGGACAATTGCCTCAATTAAACCATAACGTTGGGCTGGTTTAACTTCGCTCATCATGCCAAAATCGAGATAAGCTAATTTACCATCCATAGTCGCTAACAAGTTACCTGGATGAGGGTCAGCATGAAAAAATCCATGTTCTAATAATTGACGTAAAGAACACTGGACACCAACTTCAATTAAATACCGCGCATTGATTCCTAAAGCGGCAATTTTTTCGGGTTGAGTTAATTTAATGCCGTTAATCCATTCCATCGTTAAAACGCGACGGTTGGTGTATTCCCAGTAAATTTTGGGGACATAAATATCCTTCATGTGACCATATAATTCAAAAAAGCGTTCCGCATTTTCGCCTTCATGAATATAGTCCATTTCTTCAAAAATGCGATCGCCTAATTCATCTAAAATCCCCACTAAATCACTGCGGACTCGCTGGAAATTGTGCTGTATCCAACCAGCCAAATTCCGCAAAATATACAAATCTATAGTAATTCTTTCTCGTAAATCTGGGCGTTGTACCTTAATCGCTACTTCTTCGCCAGTTTTCAATCTTCCCTGATATACCTGTCCTAAAGAAGCCGCCGCAATCGGTTGTGAAGACAATTCTGCATAAATCTCTAATGGTGTTGCTCCCAATTCTTCCTCAATAAACTGGTAAGCTATTTCATTAGGAAAAGCTGGTAATTGATCTTGGAGTCTAGTTAATTCTTCCAGGTAAATTGGTGGGACTAAATCTGGTCTAGTGGATAAGGCCTGACCAATTTTAATGTAAGCTGGACCCAACTTTGTTAATAAATCTCTGAGTTGAACAGCCCGACGACGTTCATTTTTAACCAAAATTCCCCATTGCTTATCCCACCATAACCCCAAGACAAAGGACAGAATTGGTTTTAAAACCGTCAAAATCCGCCGGATAACTTGCAGGAATCGCCCACTATACTGTGCTTGTATTTCCACAGGATCATACAGCACCGACTCCGGTTCAGATCCCACCCGCACCCGATGTCTGGGCTGTGGAGAAGCTTCAGCCGATTTGATTGCTACAGTCTGTGGATTTTGTTCTGCTACTACCTCAATTACGGACAATTCGCCTCCGCGACTGTCCTCCTGACTTGTTCGAGAACTAGAGGGAAGTGTCTTAACCATCATGAAGAAGCCACCAGTTAGATCAACGTTGTTAAATATTGTAACAATATCTTGTCTTTTCGGGATATCTTCAAAAATTATAAATTAATGCTTTGATATTTTTTGTCAATAAACGCAGCATAGTATATTTAGGCGAAAAACAACATAACTAAATATATTTAAGGACGTTCAGGCAGAAACCAATAATCACTTTGTAACCCACATTCCTATAATATTTTTGCTAAAAAGACTGACAACAACCAAGTAAAGTTGGATAGTTTGCTAGAATTACCTATTGATCTTGGGAGTCTTGTTAATGACAACAATCTTAGAAGTAAATAGTACAAATTTACTATTACTGCAATTGTTACAG is a window encoding:
- a CDS encoding ABC1 kinase family protein — encoded protein: MMVKTLPSSSRTSQEDSRGGELSVIEVVAEQNPQTVAIKSAEASPQPRHRVRVGSEPESVLYDPVEIQAQYSGRFLQVIRRILTVLKPILSFVLGLWWDKQWGILVKNERRRAVQLRDLLTKLGPAYIKIGQALSTRPDLVPPIYLEELTRLQDQLPAFPNEIAYQFIEEELGATPLEIYAELSSQPIAAASLGQVYQGRLKTGEEVAIKVQRPDLRERITIDLYILRNLAGWIQHNFQRVRSDLVGILDELGDRIFEEMDYIHEGENAERFFELYGHMKDIYVPKIYWEYTNRRVLTMEWINGIKLTQPEKIAALGINARYLIEVGVQCSLRQLLEHGFFHADPHPGNLLATMDGKLAYLDFGMMSEVKPAQRYGLIEAIVHVVNREFDSLAKDYVKLEFLSPETDLTPIVPAFAKVFANAEGASVADLNIKSITDDLSALMYEYPFRVPPYYALIIRSLVTLEGIAIYIDPDFKVLSEAYPYVAKRLLTDPANELRTSLQELLFKDGKFRWNRLENLLKNARSNQEYDLNLVVNQGVEFLSSDRGSFIRDRLVDEFFNGVDAVSKNALHNLTYVLRERVGITAINQIPSASVEQQQTLEYIKRIAGILRGTKGFDATKFAPQLAQIIVNPGVQLLGQQIATRVTQKAVTRIIRELLA
- a CDS encoding HAD family hydrolase; translation: MSLKAVLFNFNGVIIKDGLIHIQLIDEILIQENLQTQRVKEREDFLGISHRAYLQNLLKNRGRVVTEAYMAQLLTRKAQAYVLELEKLEKLPLYSGIEDVIFQIRSRHLKMALVSDALSLEIEMVLTSAKLAEYFPVIVSGDDISSDKPNPEGYLLAVERLNQTYPELNLEPDECLVIENTRTGIQAAKRAQMQVVGVANTYPFQMLHRQANWTIDYLIDLDLQRVQEVFLEKDVQSVVPEC
- a CDS encoding alpha/beta fold hydrolase, which codes for MTTTIQDLQTLEKQVWTWRDYKIQYTVMGTGQPLVLIHGFGASIGHWRKNIPILAAAGYQVFALDLLGFGGSDKATIDYSMEVWAELLKDFCHAHIQTPAIFIGNSIGALLSLIVLTESPEIAAGGVLINSAGGLSHRPHELNPILRVVMATFNKLVANPVTGKFVFNRIRQKSQIRRTLYQVYSDRTAVTDELVDLLYNPSCDPGAQQVFASILTAPPGPGPEELLPKLEFPLLVIWGAEDPWTPITGANIYEAARENGQDIKVVPIPGAGHCPHDEVPDIVNSEIIDWLGQVMGNG
- a CDS encoding Uma2 family endonuclease is translated as MVSQIAAPAQPEVIYPDCDGQPVANNTIQFRILVEIQQNLDWLFADNPNVFVAGDLFWYPVEGKNTIVNAPDVFVVLGRPKGDRLSYMQWKEAGIPPQIVFEIISPSNTRAEMEKKLLFYDRYGVEEYYIYDPDKNNLQGWLRAEDGLDIITKITDFISPRLKIRFLLGEETLQLYHPNGNPFLTYAEIAQRAEQERQRAEQERQRAEQAEQARKNAIPKLLEMGLSVEQIATALSLSVEEVSIQQLSYTD
- a CDS encoding S-layer homology domain-containing protein, with protein sequence MNPINLSWSKLVVTAVSVVALSPISSALAVSRLSSPVASKLGNSPQTQLLVGQSEGEAIDIPVNTSFSPEKKSAFTLYIWQPGGTIKEVIARISIKSKYGNKYRQERFLGDYKYKIKQKAKFVKGFKLGDRIVVRLYDTNNRFIGYSEFVCLPENTAVNLILSANPTENKVVRTFYGFDVNNDSIVDNTNAYDYFTEVNNQKVTFLSSSEKINIVQYQAAGFAKVTTTGAYPTSFSEGDFAVVGKSINAFDSNLAKALTANPGSLVKLTPIQDNSSFELGKLLSEYRKIGVAKGIQVSFSDISKNYWAREYISELAAMEVIGGFPDDSFRPNAPVTRAELAALLQKVFIKSKVREAINFKDVPKRYWAYDAIREAYEMGFFTILNSKNFNPTQKLSRLDVLITLAKGLNYKFTGSTENILSVYSDASSIRSEHRNFIAALTENGVITNYPNKKLLNPKKVATRADVSALLYRAMVSAGEVAELPAK
- the uvrA gene encoding excinuclease ABC subunit UvrA, whose translation is MSENLAASLNDVLPTAHNSQNTIRIRGARQHNLKNIDLELPRDRLIVFTGVSGSGKSSLAFDTIFAEGQRRYVESLSAYARQFLGQLDKPDVEAIEGLSPAISIDQKSTSHNPRSTVGTVTEIYDYLRLLYGRAGEPHCPMCDRSIAPQTIDQMCDRIMELPDRTRFQILAPVVRGKKGTHRKLISGLAAQGFVRIRVNGEVRELSDSIELDKNNTHTIELVIDRLVKKDGIQERLVDSLATCLKQSNGIATIEVLKDTLDKIALERSDSKYIATEAENQGISEQELPTEMVFSENFACPEHGAVMEELSPRLFSFNSPYGACPHCHGIGTLRRFSPELVVPNPDSPMYAAIAPWSEKENSYYLELLYAVGLNYGFELQTQWGKLTPEQQKVVLYGEEKRTTEAQRSQSFKGVIPILQRQYEGGTELVKQKLEEYLIDQPCEVCGGKRLKPEALAVKLGQYGILDFTSVSIRECRERIEKLKLSTRQTQIADLVLREVKARLQFLLDVGLDYLTLDRPAMTLSGGEAQRIRLATQIGSGLTGVLYVLDEPSIGLHQRDNGKLLKTLTKLRDLGNTLIVVEHDEETIRAANYIVDIGPGAGIHGGNIISEGSFEDLLNAEASLTGAYLSGRRVITTPAKRREGNGRALTIRNAHRNNLQNIDVEIPLGKLVSVTGVSGSGKSTLINELLYPALQHHLLKKAPAPKDMDEIKGLNCVDKAIVIDQSPIGRTPRSNPATYTGVFDIIRDVFSQTVEAKTRGYKPGQFSFNVKGGRCEACSGQGVNVIEMNFLPDVYVQCEICKGARYNRETLQVKYKDKSISDVLNMTVEEALDFCQNIPKALTRLQTLFDVGLGYVQLGQPATTLSGGEAQRVKLATELSRRATGKTLYLIDEPTTGLSFYDVHKLLDVLQRLVDKGNSILVIEHNLDVIRCSDWVIDLGPEGGDKGGELIAAGTPEDVAKNPRSYTGQYLQQVLAQYPAVI